A stretch of the Desulforamulus ferrireducens genome encodes the following:
- a CDS encoding S8 family peptidase → MVDSEKRVRIVLFKESFQRGEMTPRQVDLLKWLRAQQTKTLPLINGAICTLPAKISDEEVLSSGGVKAVEENFKISLVPWAPVKFKNLWSKHKQIIPWGVHFIGADLCWHETKGQGVRVAVVDSGIDGNHPNLKENLKGGVNLVDPEASYMDDNGHGTHVAGIIAAADTGTGILGVAPQAELYAVKVLDKWGDGTVLNAINAIDWCLRNGIHVINMSFGTDKYSRALEEAIRVAHRHGLLIVAAAGNDGAPGTVDYPAVFNQTISVAAVDRRGRVASFSSTGPEVDIMAPGSDILSTYRWGGFVRQSGSSMATAHITGALALLKAKYPREDSINLRRRLMAGARRIKGLSKKWTGVGVARVDFSL, encoded by the coding sequence ATGGTCGATAGTGAAAAGAGAGTTAGAATTGTACTTTTTAAGGAAAGTTTTCAGCGTGGTGAAATGACCCCCCGCCAGGTTGATTTACTAAAATGGTTAAGAGCACAACAAACCAAAACCCTGCCGCTAATTAACGGAGCAATATGTACCTTACCAGCAAAGATTTCCGATGAGGAGGTACTTTCCTCCGGCGGGGTTAAGGCTGTGGAGGAAAACTTTAAAATAAGTCTGGTTCCTTGGGCACCGGTTAAGTTTAAAAATTTATGGTCTAAACATAAACAAATCATACCCTGGGGTGTGCATTTTATTGGTGCAGATTTGTGTTGGCATGAAACTAAAGGGCAAGGTGTTAGGGTTGCGGTTGTTGATAGTGGAATTGATGGGAATCACCCCAACTTAAAGGAAAACCTTAAAGGTGGCGTCAATCTGGTTGACCCGGAAGCTTCCTATATGGATGATAACGGACACGGTACTCACGTTGCCGGTATTATTGCCGCCGCGGATACGGGCACAGGCATTTTGGGAGTAGCCCCCCAGGCAGAATTATATGCTGTTAAGGTTTTAGATAAATGGGGCGATGGTACGGTGCTCAATGCCATTAATGCCATTGATTGGTGTCTGCGCAACGGCATACATGTAATTAACATGAGTTTTGGTACAGATAAGTATAGCCGGGCACTGGAGGAAGCCATTCGGGTGGCCCACAGACATGGTCTGTTAATTGTGGCAGCTGCCGGCAATGATGGTGCTCCCGGTACTGTGGATTACCCCGCCGTGTTTAACCAAACCATCAGTGTGGCTGCGGTAGACCGGCGAGGAAGGGTAGCAAGTTTTAGCAGCACTGGCCCGGAGGTGGATATCATGGCACCGGGCAGTGATATACTCTCTACCTACCGTTGGGGTGGCTTTGTCAGACAAAGCGGCAGTTCCATGGCCACAGCCCATATAACCGGTGCATTAGCCTTACTCAAAGCCAAATACCCGCGGGAAGACAGTATTAACTTGCGCCGGAGATTAATGGCAGGAGCTAGGAGAATAAAAGGTTTAAGTAAGAAATGGACCGGGGTGGGAGTTGCAAGGGTAGATTTTTCATTATAA
- a CDS encoding heavy-metal-associated domain-containing protein gives MTVLTGPNIQDHRNETKTFKIGGLQENGQHQKKEIETYLSQIDGVDNVLVNLEQGTVTIDFDPGAIHTDYLRGTLRSLGHDILPQ, from the coding sequence GTGACAGTATTGACCGGACCCAATATTCAGGATCATCGGAATGAAACCAAAACCTTTAAAATTGGTGGCTTACAAGAGAATGGCCAGCACCAAAAAAAAGAGATTGAGACCTATCTATCTCAAATTGATGGAGTAGATAATGTTTTGGTTAATCTGGAACAAGGGACAGTAACCATAGACTTTGACCCAGGGGCCATTCATACGGATTATTTAAGAGGCACACTCAGGTCACTGGGACACGATATACTGCCACAATAA
- a CDS encoding DMT family transporter, whose amino-acid sequence MDGKILALVIAATSGLTMALQGTLNSALGKVVGLWETTFIVHVVGTVVVGVLVFICQLGTCDLDKWFSAPWYTYLGGVLSVLIIYMVARSIPVAGVASATTAIILGQTFTASAIDHLGLFGVERIPFSWYHAIGILMMAGGAFLLLKK is encoded by the coding sequence ATGGACGGAAAAATATTAGCACTTGTTATTGCAGCAACATCCGGCCTGACCATGGCTTTGCAAGGCACCTTAAATTCGGCCCTGGGTAAGGTAGTAGGATTATGGGAGACTACCTTCATTGTTCACGTAGTGGGCACGGTTGTGGTGGGAGTATTGGTTTTTATTTGCCAATTGGGCACCTGTGACTTGGATAAATGGTTCAGTGCTCCCTGGTACACTTATTTGGGTGGTGTCCTCAGTGTCTTGATTATTTACATGGTGGCCCGCAGTATTCCAGTGGCAGGGGTGGCTTCTGCCACTACGGCCATCATCCTGGGACAAACTTTCACCGCTTCCGCCATTGACCACCTGGGACTTTTTGGGGTAGAAAGAATTCCCTTTAGCTGGTATCATGCCATAGGCATCTTAATGATGGCCGGAGGGGCCTTTTTGTTGTTAAAGAAGTAA
- a CDS encoding alanine/glycine:cation symporter family protein, whose product MLVFLVGTGIFLTLRLGFLQIRTLPYALKLAFSPSKQDKESQGDISHFHALMTALAATIGTGNIAGVATAVFTGGPGAVFWMWVTAFFGMATKYGEAILAVKYRVVDEKGEMAGGPMYYIERGLKLKWLAMAFAFFGAFASFGIGNMTQTNSVAQAVEGTFGISPIITGIVLSILTGAVILGGIKSIGRVTGFVVPFMAIFYVLGGLAIIVMNLDKLGPAISLILTDAFTGEAVAGGALGTVIRYGVARGVFSNEAGLGSAPIAAAAAKTDHPGRQALVSMTGTFLDTIVVCSITGIVLAMAGLYTGEVSGAALTIASFDAFLPGAGKYIVTIGLMFFAYSTVLGWSYYGEKCFQYLFSRKAVVYYRYAFVIFAFIGCTLQLNLVWDIADTLNGAMAIPNLIGLLGLSGVIASETKDFIALRRREIEAEQSGRQLSS is encoded by the coding sequence ATGCTGGTTTTCCTGGTAGGTACCGGTATATTCTTGACCCTGCGCCTGGGGTTCCTCCAAATAAGAACCCTGCCCTACGCCCTGAAGCTGGCTTTTTCTCCCAGCAAGCAGGACAAAGAATCCCAAGGGGATATTTCCCACTTCCATGCCCTAATGACCGCGCTGGCCGCTACCATTGGTACCGGTAACATTGCCGGTGTGGCCACAGCTGTATTTACCGGTGGTCCCGGTGCTGTATTTTGGATGTGGGTTACCGCCTTCTTCGGTATGGCTACCAAGTACGGTGAGGCCATTCTGGCGGTAAAGTATCGTGTTGTTGACGAAAAGGGTGAAATGGCCGGCGGTCCCATGTATTACATAGAAAGGGGCCTAAAACTGAAATGGCTGGCCATGGCCTTTGCCTTCTTTGGTGCCTTTGCCTCCTTTGGTATCGGTAACATGACCCAAACCAACTCAGTAGCCCAGGCTGTAGAAGGTACCTTTGGCATCAGCCCCATTATTACCGGTATTGTGCTTTCTATCTTAACCGGTGCCGTAATCCTGGGTGGTATTAAAAGCATTGGTCGTGTAACAGGTTTTGTCGTACCTTTTATGGCTATCTTTTATGTATTGGGCGGTTTAGCCATCATTGTCATGAATTTGGACAAATTAGGTCCTGCCATTAGCTTAATCCTCACCGATGCTTTCACCGGTGAAGCTGTTGCCGGTGGTGCTTTGGGTACTGTTATCCGTTACGGTGTGGCCCGCGGTGTCTTCTCTAACGAAGCTGGTTTGGGTTCTGCCCCCATTGCTGCAGCCGCCGCTAAAACTGACCATCCCGGTCGCCAGGCACTGGTTTCCATGACCGGTACCTTCCTCGATACAATTGTTGTTTGCTCCATTACCGGTATCGTGTTGGCTATGGCCGGTCTCTATACCGGCGAAGTTTCCGGCGCTGCTCTGACCATTGCTTCCTTTGATGCCTTTTTACCCGGAGCAGGTAAATACATTGTTACTATTGGTCTTATGTTCTTTGCTTACTCCACCGTACTGGGATGGTCCTACTACGGCGAAAAGTGCTTCCAGTACCTCTTCAGCCGTAAGGCAGTTGTTTACTATCGTTACGCCTTTGTAATTTTTGCCTTCATTGGTTGCACACTGCAACTCAACCTGGTTTGGGATATTGCTGACACTCTAAATGGTGCCATGGCCATTCCTAACTTAATTGGTCTGCTTGGTCTTTCCGGTGTAATTGCCTCCGAAACCAAAGATTTTATAGCATTGCGTCGCCGCGAAATAGAAGCGGAGCAAAGTGGAAGACAATTAAGTTCCTAA
- a CDS encoding L,D-transpeptidase family protein, giving the protein MANLYRAGLELHVDPGRRQLHVYIGGELNKTYPVAVGKPATPTPAGDYRVINKVINPGGVLGTRWMGLDIPGGNYGIHGTNNPASIGNRVSLGCIRMHNSNVEELFPQVPVGTPVRISLVPGYNAKGTPASHHNPGSGPPLDHSVHMVAPGDTLWKIAKRYNVSLHALLAANNLTNPDVLEVGQMIYIPR; this is encoded by the coding sequence ATGGCCAATTTGTACCGAGCAGGTTTGGAATTACATGTTGACCCCGGACGTCGTCAGTTACATGTATATATCGGGGGAGAGTTAAATAAAACTTACCCTGTGGCGGTGGGTAAACCAGCCACTCCCACTCCCGCCGGAGATTACAGGGTTATTAATAAGGTAATCAACCCCGGCGGTGTACTGGGCACCCGCTGGATGGGACTAGATATTCCCGGCGGTAACTACGGTATTCATGGCACCAACAACCCTGCCTCCATTGGCAACCGGGTTTCCCTGGGCTGTATTCGGATGCATAATTCCAATGTGGAGGAGCTTTTTCCCCAGGTACCGGTGGGCACTCCGGTGCGGATCTCCCTGGTGCCGGGCTATAATGCGAAGGGTACCCCTGCCTCTCATCACAACCCGGGTAGTGGCCCACCTCTGGATCACAGTGTGCATATGGTCGCCCCGGGCGATACCCTTTGGAAAATTGCCAAACGGTATAATGTTTCTTTGCACGCCCTACTGGCTGCTAATAACTTAACTAACCCAGATGTATTGGAAGTTGGACAGATGATTTATATACCCCGTTAA
- the ispE gene encoding 4-(cytidine 5'-diphospho)-2-C-methyl-D-erythritol kinase, which produces MGLTLKAHGKINLTLDVLSRRPDGYHEVEMIMQGIELHDTLQIEALPGEIILTASGLPVGCDENNLIIKAARLLQQFSGTGWGARIHLHKEIPVAAGLAGGSTDAAATLVGLNELWQLGLTQEQLSELAVKLGADVPFCLRGGTAIARGIGEKLIQLPPAPKFGVILVKPSFGVSTAEVYQGLNLNNLGRRPDLAAMVEALQTGSLAAVSEQLANVLESVTLRLYPELQEIKETLARAGCRGVLMSGSGPTIFGLTEDAAAAAVLARQLTLPGCQVVATAIF; this is translated from the coding sequence ATGGGGCTAACCCTGAAAGCCCATGGCAAAATAAACTTGACCCTGGATGTTTTATCCCGACGTCCGGATGGTTATCATGAAGTAGAGATGATCATGCAAGGAATAGAACTGCATGACACTTTACAAATAGAAGCCCTGCCAGGGGAGATAATTCTTACCGCCAGCGGTCTGCCTGTTGGTTGTGATGAGAATAATTTAATTATCAAGGCCGCCCGCTTACTACAACAATTTAGTGGTACAGGCTGGGGAGCCAGGATACACTTACATAAGGAAATACCTGTAGCTGCCGGTCTGGCCGGTGGTTCCACCGACGCGGCGGCCACTTTGGTGGGGTTAAATGAGTTATGGCAGTTGGGTTTAACCCAGGAGCAACTTAGTGAGTTGGCGGTTAAGCTGGGGGCAGATGTACCCTTCTGTCTCCGTGGGGGTACAGCCATTGCCCGGGGCATAGGGGAGAAGCTAATACAGCTACCACCTGCACCAAAGTTTGGTGTTATCTTGGTGAAACCTTCCTTTGGGGTAAGTACAGCTGAGGTCTATCAAGGACTTAATTTAAACAACCTGGGACGGCGTCCGGACCTGGCTGCTATGGTCGAGGCCTTGCAGACAGGGAGTTTAGCGGCTGTATCAGAGCAGTTGGCAAATGTGCTGGAAAGCGTAACCCTGCGCTTGTATCCGGAACTACAGGAGATTAAGGAGACACTGGCCCGGGCAGGCTGCCGGGGAGTACTAATGTCTGGCAGCGGACCAACCATTTTTGGTTTAACCGAGGATGCCGCCGCAGCGGCGGTCTTGGCCCGGCAGTTAACACTGCCCGGTTGTCAGGTGGTTGCTACCGCTATATTCTAA
- a CDS encoding GntR family transcriptional regulator, which yields MAESRLDPIQLDAYKPLREIVFETLREAILSGKLEPGERLMEIQLAEEMGVSRTPVREAIRKLELEGFVVMIPRKGAYVAGISQKDVTDVFEVRAALEALAAGLAAERATDEEIEQLDRSLLAYSEQTIKQDINGIVKSDTDFHDLLYKCSRNARLETIITHLREIIQRVRTVSLSQPGRSRDAVEEHRQIVDAIAERNVELAQNLAREHIYNAENSLLKSLKGAQNKHD from the coding sequence ATGGCTGAGTCAAGATTAGATCCTATTCAACTGGATGCATACAAACCACTGCGGGAAATTGTTTTTGAAACCTTACGGGAGGCAATCCTCTCGGGCAAACTGGAACCAGGCGAGCGTCTGATGGAAATTCAATTGGCTGAGGAAATGGGGGTAAGCCGTACGCCGGTACGGGAAGCCATCCGCAAGCTGGAATTAGAGGGCTTTGTGGTCATGATACCCCGGAAGGGAGCCTATGTGGCGGGTATATCCCAAAAGGATGTTACCGATGTGTTTGAAGTTCGGGCGGCCCTGGAGGCCTTGGCTGCAGGGTTAGCTGCGGAACGTGCCACAGACGAAGAAATAGAACAATTGGACAGGTCCCTGCTGGCTTATTCCGAACAAACCATTAAACAGGATATTAATGGGATTGTTAAGTCAGACACAGATTTTCATGATTTACTATATAAATGCAGTCGTAACGCCAGGCTGGAAACCATCATTACCCATTTACGGGAAATCATCCAGCGGGTTAGAACGGTGTCCCTTTCCCAGCCTGGCAGAAGTAGAGACGCTGTGGAAGAACACAGACAGATTGTGGATGCCATTGCTGAACGCAATGTGGAATTAGCACAGAATCTAGCCCGGGAACATATCTACAACGCTGAAAATAGCTTGTTAAAATCTCTCAAGGGGGCACAAAATAAGCATGATTGA
- a CDS encoding NTP transferase domain-containing protein — protein sequence MIDALVLAGSPNTGALQTISKEPYEALIKIGPRPMLQYVLKALQNSGQVKNITVVGPAEIRPYLPPEVSWLAAGHSLMENLQRGSEQMEGRFLLATADIPLLTPEAVRGFLKLCGNRGADLYFPVIPRTAVEGAYPTARRTYVRFKEGTFTGGNLFLVNPRVVAQCMAVGQELVSLRKSPLALARRVGFSLLAKLLLRILTLKEVEAKASRLLGIQGRVVLCPYPEVGMDVDKPLDLEVAERVLDFAKIGQRRSSLYGKGNSYPQGHFGSQD from the coding sequence ATGATTGATGCGCTGGTCTTGGCCGGCAGTCCGAATACGGGAGCACTACAGACAATAAGTAAAGAACCTTATGAAGCCTTAATAAAAATAGGTCCCCGCCCCATGCTGCAATATGTGCTCAAAGCACTGCAAAATAGTGGGCAGGTTAAGAACATAACGGTGGTAGGGCCTGCGGAAATTAGGCCCTACCTCCCGCCGGAGGTTAGCTGGCTAGCTGCCGGCCATAGTCTGATGGAAAATTTACAGCGGGGCAGTGAACAAATGGAAGGCCGTTTTTTGTTAGCCACGGCGGATATACCTCTGTTAACCCCGGAAGCTGTCAGGGGCTTTCTCAAGCTGTGCGGCAACCGCGGTGCCGACCTGTATTTTCCCGTCATACCGCGGACTGCGGTGGAGGGGGCCTATCCCACAGCTCGCCGCACCTACGTGAGATTTAAAGAAGGAACCTTTACAGGCGGTAACCTTTTTTTGGTTAACCCGCGGGTGGTGGCGCAGTGTATGGCAGTGGGGCAGGAGTTGGTTAGCCTACGCAAGAGTCCCCTTGCCCTGGCCCGCCGGGTGGGTTTTAGCCTGCTGGCAAAGTTATTGCTGAGAATTCTCACCCTCAAGGAAGTGGAAGCAAAAGCCTCCAGGCTATTAGGAATTCAGGGGCGAGTGGTGCTTTGTCCCTACCCGGAAGTGGGTATGGATGTGGATAAGCCCTTGGATTTAGAGGTGGCAGAACGGGTTCTGGATTTTGCAAAGATTGGGCAAAGAAGGAGCAGCTTATATGGCAAAGGAAATAGTTACCCTCAAGGACATTTTGGCAGCCAAGACTAG
- the ilvA gene encoding threonine ammonia-lyase: protein MAKEIVTLKDILAAKTRLSSVIRRTPLEPAEIFGPMTGAQVFFKMENMQKTGSFKLRGAYNKIASLDRTTQKSVVAASAGNHAQGVALASSEVGITATIVMPEGAPITKIERTKALGAKVVLAGQSYDDAYGQAMEIQQNTGAVYVHAFDDPLVIAGQGTIGLELLEDLPDVEAVIVPIGGGGLISGVACAIKEQRPAVQIIGVEALAAPCMQEACRLGGVIELTSAQTIADGIAVRRPGDITFTMAQKYVDQIVTVDDEEIAWAILMLLENSKMVAEGAGAVGLAALLHKKCDLQGKKVAVIISGGNIDVNVISIIIERGLVKAGRYLRLRTIVSDKPGSLQKLLSALANSGANIISIVHDRIKPNVPLKQAEVEIALETRNSHHIAEIVETLRGMGYVTDILK from the coding sequence ATGGCAAAGGAAATAGTTACCCTCAAGGACATTTTGGCAGCCAAGACTAGGCTTAGCAGTGTGATACGGCGTACGCCTTTGGAACCTGCGGAGATTTTTGGCCCCATGACAGGTGCTCAGGTATTTTTCAAAATGGAGAATATGCAAAAAACCGGGTCCTTTAAACTGCGGGGAGCCTATAATAAAATTGCCTCCCTGGATCGGACAACCCAGAAAAGCGTGGTGGCAGCTTCTGCCGGCAACCATGCCCAGGGAGTGGCCCTGGCTTCCAGTGAGGTTGGCATTACCGCCACCATTGTTATGCCTGAGGGAGCACCCATTACTAAAATAGAAAGAACCAAAGCCCTGGGAGCCAAGGTGGTGCTGGCAGGGCAGAGTTATGATGATGCCTATGGCCAGGCCATGGAAATACAACAAAATACCGGGGCTGTTTATGTGCATGCCTTTGATGATCCGCTGGTAATTGCTGGGCAAGGCACCATCGGCCTGGAGCTTCTGGAGGATCTGCCTGATGTGGAAGCAGTGATTGTGCCCATAGGTGGCGGCGGCTTAATCTCCGGGGTGGCCTGTGCCATCAAAGAGCAACGGCCCGCCGTACAAATCATCGGGGTGGAGGCCTTGGCAGCACCCTGTATGCAGGAGGCCTGTCGCTTAGGCGGAGTTATTGAACTGACCTCGGCTCAAACCATTGCCGATGGCATTGCCGTGCGCCGACCGGGAGACATTACCTTTACCATGGCGCAGAAATATGTGGACCAAATTGTAACCGTGGATGATGAAGAAATTGCCTGGGCCATTCTGATGCTCTTGGAAAACTCCAAAATGGTGGCAGAGGGCGCCGGAGCGGTGGGCTTAGCTGCCCTGTTGCATAAAAAATGTGATCTCCAGGGCAAGAAGGTAGCGGTAATTATTAGCGGTGGCAATATTGATGTGAATGTGATTTCAATCATTATCGAAAGGGGTCTGGTGAAAGCCGGTCGCTATTTAAGGCTGCGTACCATTGTATCTGATAAACCAGGTTCCCTGCAAAAACTTCTTTCTGCCCTGGCCAATTCGGGGGCCAACATTATTTCCATTGTCCATGACCGCATTAAACCTAATGTACCGCTAAAACAAGCCGAGGTGGAAATAGCTTTAGAGACTCGTAATAGTCATCATATAGCAGAAATTGTCGAAACACTAAGGGGAATGGGATATGTAACTGATATTTTGAAATAG
- the spoVG gene encoding septation regulator SpoVG, producing MHVTDVRVRKVLMEGKMKAIVSVTLDDAFVIHDVKVVEGQNGLFVAMPSRKTPDGEFRDIAHPINSSAREVIQNAVLQAYAEAI from the coding sequence TTGCATGTAACTGACGTACGGGTACGGAAGGTACTGATGGAGGGCAAAATGAAAGCCATTGTATCAGTGACCTTGGACGATGCGTTTGTTATTCACGATGTTAAAGTTGTTGAAGGACAGAACGGATTATTCGTAGCCATGCCCAGCAGAAAAACACCCGATGGTGAATTTCGTGATATTGCTCACCCCATCAACTCCTCAGCTAGAGAAGTTATTCAGAATGCCGTACTTCAAGCCTATGCGGAAGCTATTTAA
- the glmU gene encoding bifunctional UDP-N-acetylglucosamine diphosphorylase/glucosamine-1-phosphate N-acetyltransferase GlmU: MDLAAVILAAGKGTRMKSALPKVLHQVCGRPMLDHVINAVTKAGATKTVVIAGFGAQQVTDFVGGRATVVLQEEQLGTAHALLQAEDELTNFPGDLLVVCGDTPLLRYQTLADLAHYHRETGAAATLLTAEMENPTGYGRVIRAQGGSVDRIVEQKDATPEELKVKEINTGVYCFKVAGLFAALKEITPANAQGEYYLTDIIQILNRKNLTVQAVTLTDAREVQGINDRKQLAEAEKVLRQRVTEELMAQGVTILDPANTYIDEGVKIGQDSIILPFTFLQGETEIGSQCTIGPGCKIKNSTIGNGTEIQYSVVLDSTIGNHTSVGPYAYVRPGTVVGDQVKIGDFVEIKKSVIGNGSKIPHLSYVGDATIGKKVNVGAGTITCNYDGKNKYQTTLEDGAFIGSNTNLVAPVKVGEGAVIAAGSTITKDVPAGALGVARERQTNLADWARKRKE, translated from the coding sequence ATGGATCTTGCTGCAGTGATATTGGCAGCGGGCAAAGGGACTCGAATGAAATCTGCCCTGCCCAAGGTTTTACACCAGGTATGTGGCCGTCCTATGCTGGACCATGTGATCAATGCCGTAACCAAGGCAGGTGCAACCAAAACTGTGGTAATTGCGGGCTTTGGAGCTCAACAAGTTACCGATTTTGTTGGCGGTAGGGCCACAGTGGTATTGCAGGAAGAACAACTGGGAACTGCTCATGCTCTACTGCAGGCGGAAGATGAATTAACCAATTTTCCTGGGGATCTGCTGGTGGTCTGCGGCGACACACCCCTATTACGATACCAGACTCTGGCGGACCTAGCCCATTACCATAGAGAGACCGGTGCTGCGGCAACCTTACTGACAGCAGAGATGGAAAACCCCACGGGTTATGGCCGGGTTATCCGTGCCCAGGGGGGCAGTGTAGATCGTATTGTTGAACAAAAGGATGCTACACCGGAGGAGCTCAAGGTCAAGGAAATAAATACCGGGGTTTATTGTTTTAAGGTAGCGGGGTTGTTTGCGGCACTGAAGGAGATAACACCAGCCAATGCCCAGGGAGAGTATTACCTGACGGATATTATCCAGATTTTAAACCGGAAGAATTTGACCGTCCAGGCAGTAACCCTCACGGATGCCAGGGAAGTGCAGGGTATTAACGATCGCAAACAATTGGCAGAGGCCGAAAAGGTGCTCCGCCAACGGGTAACAGAGGAACTAATGGCCCAGGGTGTTACCATCTTAGACCCAGCCAATACCTACATTGACGAAGGGGTAAAGATAGGACAAGATAGTATTATACTACCCTTTACCTTCCTGCAAGGGGAAACAGAGATTGGCAGCCAATGTACCATTGGTCCAGGTTGTAAAATAAAAAACAGCACCATAGGCAACGGTACGGAAATTCAGTATTCAGTGGTGCTGGACAGCACGATAGGCAACCACACCTCCGTGGGGCCTTATGCCTATGTCAGGCCCGGAACAGTGGTGGGGGATCAGGTCAAGATAGGGGATTTTGTGGAAATTAAGAAATCCGTGATTGGTAACGGTAGTAAGATTCCTCATCTAAGTTATGTGGGAGATGCCACCATTGGGAAAAAGGTTAATGTGGGGGCGGGAACCATTACTTGTAACTACGATGGGAAAAATAAATACCAAACCACCCTGGAGGATGGTGCCTTTATTGGCAGTAATACCAATTTAGTAGCTCCGGTGAAGGTGGGAGAGGGGGCCGTTATTGCAGCCGGCTCCACCATCACCAAGGATGTACCTGCCGGTGCCCTGGGGGTAGCTAGGGAAAGACAGACCAATTTAGCAGATTGGGCTAGGAAGAGAAAAGAATAA
- a CDS encoding ribose-phosphate diphosphokinase: MSSGSKRLKIFAGNANPELAQEICQYLGVNMGSSQITRFSDGEIRAKVDESVRGADAFIIQPTSTPVNEHLMELLIMADALRRASARRITAVIPYYGYARQDRKTRARDPITAKLVANILVASGCRRIITMDLHAGQIQGFFDIPVDHLPGGPILAEYFQQTLKDDVVVVSPDIGGVTRARDLAERIGAPLAIIDKRRPEPNVAEVTNIIGNIKGKTVIMIDDIIDTAGTITKGAAALAERGAKEIYVCCTHAVLSGPAIQRLEESIIKEVVVTNTIPLPPEKMIDKIKILSVAPLLGEAIIRIHEDLSVSKLFS, from the coding sequence ATGTCTTCCGGTAGTAAACGTTTAAAAATTTTTGCAGGGAACGCCAACCCCGAATTGGCTCAGGAAATCTGCCAATACCTTGGCGTGAACATGGGTTCTTCTCAAATTACGCGTTTTAGTGATGGAGAAATACGGGCCAAGGTGGATGAAAGTGTTCGAGGGGCAGATGCCTTTATTATTCAGCCTACCTCCACACCGGTAAACGAGCATCTAATGGAACTTTTAATTATGGCTGATGCGCTGCGTCGGGCCTCTGCCCGCCGTATTACTGCTGTTATCCCTTATTACGGCTATGCCCGCCAGGATCGCAAAACCAGAGCCAGAGATCCTATCACTGCCAAACTGGTAGCCAATATTTTAGTAGCCAGTGGCTGTCGTCGCATCATTACCATGGATTTACATGCAGGTCAGATTCAGGGCTTTTTTGATATCCCTGTGGATCATTTACCTGGTGGACCTATTTTAGCGGAGTACTTCCAGCAAACCCTTAAGGACGATGTGGTGGTGGTTTCCCCGGATATCGGCGGTGTAACCAGAGCCAGAGATTTGGCCGAACGCATTGGCGCGCCCCTGGCTATTATTGATAAGCGTCGTCCCGAACCTAACGTAGCTGAGGTAACCAACATCATTGGTAACATTAAGGGTAAAACCGTGATCATGATTGATGATATTATTGATACAGCCGGTACCATCACCAAAGGTGCCGCTGCCCTGGCTGAGCGGGGGGCCAAAGAGATATATGTCTGCTGTACCCATGCCGTACTGTCAGGACCAGCCATTCAACGACTAGAGGAATCCATCATTAAAGAAGTGGTGGTTACCAACACCATTCCCCTGCCGCCGGAGAAAATGATTGATAAAATTAAGATATTATCTGTGGCACCCCTGTTGGGTGAAGCAATTATTCGTATTCATGAGGATTTGTCAGTGAGTAAATTGTTCTCATAG